The following coding sequences lie in one Pantanalinema sp. genomic window:
- a CDS encoding cytochrome c, with product MIKPTVILLGLALSLSLAGCQPSEEKKAETGTGASPAVESPAPEAQQASPTTQGGAVDEAALAKKGEQVYATNCASCHQANGEGMAGVFPPIAGGEIPNGDPTAHINVVLKGKSGPIKVKGVDYNGAMPPLAQLSDEEIAAVVTFERTSWGNKGGAVTPDQVKALR from the coding sequence TTGATAAAACCCACCGTCATCCTGCTCGGCCTCGCCCTCTCGCTCTCGCTCGCCGGCTGCCAGCCCAGCGAGGAGAAGAAGGCCGAAACCGGCACGGGCGCCAGCCCCGCCGTCGAGAGCCCCGCCCCCGAAGCCCAACAGGCCAGTCCCACCACCCAGGGCGGTGCGGTGGACGAGGCCGCCCTCGCGAAGAAGGGCGAGCAGGTCTACGCCACCAACTGCGCCTCGTGCCACCAGGCCAACGGCGAGGGCATGGCCGGCGTCTTCCCGCCCATCGCGGGCGGCGAGATCCCCAACGGCGACCCCACCGCCCACATCAACGTGGTGCTCAAGGGCAAGTCGGGCCCCATCAAGGTCAAGGGCGTGGATTACAACGGCGCCATGCCTCCTCTCGCTCAGCTGAGCGACGAGGAGATCGCCGCGGTCGTCACCTTCGAGCGCACCAGCTGGGGCAACAAGGGCGGCGCCGTCACCCCCGACCAGGTCAAGGCCCTGCGCTAA
- the ppc gene encoding phosphoenolpyruvate carboxylase: MKRRIVQPHAPIFLPSSQDGPDKDAPLRHDIRWLGELLGETLRHQGGESLFALEERLRALSKGFRQDPTARLEDAICDLISGLSVSEATGVVRAFSIYFGLVNAAEQHHRVRRRRESQLVPGAPPQPGSLLHTLSGLHAAGVTPAALQEALDRLRLGLVVTAHPTEPNRKSVLSKWTRIGQLLYARDACALTPSERTRQDDAIRAELTTLWQTDETREARPTVDDELTNALYYIRTTFFEALPRLQRDLEVALAEAYPGERFRVNAPVRLGTWIGGDRDGNPFVTAETTWRTLGRLRAEALDLYAHALDALWTRYSFSDREVGALPELYEAIENLGLLFPERLALVRARNPHEPYRQMLALMRERLGAVPTPQAPERYRDAGAFASDLRLLDHALRAQGAGIVADQELATLRRQVEAFGFQLASLDVRQNSRNHAEALDVILREAGVAPDYAARDEAGRMAALDQVFATSRPLLPSEAKLEAGPAETRSTVRMLERVIREFGPDAIDAYIVSMSEAPSDLLEVLALMQDAGLYRRRPDGTAECALDLVPLFETIPDLRAAPGVMTALLAHPAYRAALRARGDVQEIMLGYSDSNKDGGFLSATWEVYRAQQALTELAEAEGVRLRLFHGRGGSISRGGGPTHRAILAQPPGSVRGDLKITEQGEVLAWKYAQAALADRNLEQMVSATMMATLASQGGRTPGPERMEENAARFSRISQEAYEAYRALVFDDPAFAGFFRCVTPIAEIESLKIGSRPSRRREGGIESLRAIPWVFSWIQSRCLLPGWYAAGTALEGFLGREPDGLDVLRGWYRGWPFFRTLIDNLEVSLTKADMTIARLYAGLAGDEGSALFRRIEAEYARTREAVLAISEQPALLARQPMLARSIRLRNPYVDPLNHLQVDLLRRKREKQGGDEALDRALALTIIGIAAGLRNTG, from the coding sequence ATGAAACGTCGCATCGTCCAGCCCCACGCCCCCATCTTCCTGCCGTCTTCCCAGGACGGCCCGGACAAGGACGCCCCCCTTCGCCACGACATCCGCTGGCTGGGCGAGCTGCTCGGCGAGACCCTCAGGCACCAGGGCGGCGAGAGCCTCTTCGCGCTCGAAGAGCGCCTGCGCGCCCTCTCCAAGGGCTTCAGGCAGGATCCGACCGCCAGGCTCGAAGACGCCATCTGCGACCTGATCTCGGGGCTGAGCGTGAGCGAGGCGACCGGCGTCGTGCGCGCCTTCTCCATCTACTTCGGGCTGGTCAACGCCGCCGAGCAGCACCACCGGGTGCGCCGGCGGCGCGAGAGCCAGCTTGTGCCTGGCGCCCCGCCCCAGCCGGGCTCGCTGCTCCACACCCTCTCCGGGCTGCACGCGGCCGGCGTCACCCCCGCGGCGCTGCAAGAGGCCCTCGATCGCCTTCGCCTCGGCCTGGTCGTCACCGCCCACCCCACCGAGCCCAACCGCAAGAGCGTGCTCAGCAAGTGGACCCGCATCGGCCAGCTGCTCTACGCGCGCGACGCCTGCGCGCTGACCCCGTCCGAGCGCACGCGCCAGGACGACGCCATCCGCGCGGAGCTCACCACCCTCTGGCAGACCGACGAGACCCGCGAGGCGCGTCCCACCGTCGACGACGAGCTGACCAACGCCCTCTACTACATCCGCACCACCTTCTTCGAGGCCCTGCCCCGCCTGCAGCGCGACCTGGAAGTCGCCCTCGCCGAGGCCTACCCCGGCGAGCGCTTCCGCGTCAACGCGCCGGTGCGCCTGGGGACGTGGATCGGAGGCGATCGCGACGGCAACCCCTTCGTCACCGCCGAGACCACCTGGCGCACCCTCGGACGCCTGCGCGCCGAGGCCCTCGACCTGTACGCGCACGCGCTCGACGCCCTGTGGACCCGCTACTCCTTCAGCGATCGCGAGGTGGGGGCGCTACCCGAGCTGTACGAGGCCATCGAGAACCTCGGCCTGCTCTTCCCCGAGCGCCTGGCCCTGGTCCGCGCCCGCAACCCGCACGAGCCCTACCGGCAGATGCTCGCCCTGATGCGCGAGCGGCTCGGGGCCGTCCCCACCCCGCAGGCCCCCGAGCGCTACCGCGACGCCGGGGCCTTCGCCTCGGACCTGCGCCTGCTGGATCACGCCTTGCGCGCGCAGGGAGCAGGCATCGTCGCCGACCAGGAGCTCGCGACCCTGCGCCGCCAGGTGGAGGCCTTCGGCTTCCAGCTCGCGTCGTTGGACGTCAGGCAGAATTCCCGCAACCACGCCGAGGCCCTCGACGTCATCCTGCGCGAGGCGGGGGTCGCCCCGGACTACGCCGCGCGGGACGAGGCGGGCCGCATGGCCGCCCTCGACCAGGTCTTTGCGACCTCGCGCCCGCTGCTGCCGAGCGAGGCAAAGCTCGAGGCGGGCCCCGCCGAGACGCGATCGACCGTGAGGATGCTCGAGCGGGTCATCCGGGAGTTCGGCCCGGACGCCATCGACGCCTACATCGTCAGCATGAGCGAGGCCCCGAGCGATCTGCTGGAGGTCCTCGCCCTCATGCAGGACGCGGGGCTCTACCGGCGCCGGCCCGACGGCACGGCCGAGTGCGCGCTGGACCTGGTGCCCCTCTTCGAGACCATCCCCGACCTGCGCGCCGCTCCCGGGGTCATGACCGCCCTGCTCGCTCACCCCGCCTACCGCGCCGCCCTTCGCGCGCGCGGCGACGTGCAGGAGATCATGCTCGGCTACTCGGACAGCAACAAGGATGGCGGCTTCCTGAGCGCCACCTGGGAGGTGTACCGGGCCCAGCAGGCCCTCACCGAGCTCGCCGAGGCCGAGGGGGTGCGGCTGCGCCTCTTCCACGGCCGCGGCGGCTCCATCAGCCGCGGCGGCGGGCCGACCCACCGCGCCATCCTCGCCCAGCCGCCGGGCAGCGTGCGGGGCGACCTCAAGATCACCGAGCAGGGCGAGGTCCTCGCCTGGAAGTACGCCCAGGCCGCGCTCGCAGACCGCAACCTCGAGCAGATGGTGAGCGCCACCATGATGGCCACCCTCGCTTCCCAGGGAGGCCGGACGCCCGGACCGGAAAGGATGGAGGAGAATGCCGCGCGCTTTTCGCGCATCTCGCAGGAGGCCTACGAGGCTTACCGGGCCCTGGTCTTCGACGATCCGGCCTTTGCGGGCTTCTTCCGCTGCGTCACCCCCATCGCCGAGATCGAATCCCTCAAGATCGGCTCGCGGCCCTCGCGCCGGCGAGAGGGGGGAATCGAGTCGCTGCGCGCGATCCCCTGGGTCTTCTCGTGGATCCAGAGCCGGTGCCTCTTGCCCGGCTGGTACGCGGCCGGCACGGCCCTCGAAGGCTTCCTCGGGCGCGAGCCGGACGGTCTCGACGTGTTGCGCGGCTGGTACCGGGGGTGGCCCTTCTTCCGGACGCTCATCGACAACCTGGAGGTCAGCCTCACCAAGGCCGACATGACGATCGCCCGGCTCTACGCGGGGCTCGCGGGCGACGAGGGCTCGGCGCTCTTCCGGCGGATCGAGGCGGAGTACGCAAGGACCCGCGAAGCCGTGCTCGCCATCTCGGAGCAGCCGGCGCTCCTCGCGCGCCAGCCGATGCTCGCGCGCTCCATCCGGCTGCGCAACCCGTACGTGGACCCGCTCAACCACCTGCAGGTGGACCTCTTGCGCCGCAAGCGCGAAAAGCAGGGCGGGGACGAGGCCCTCGATCGCGCGCTCGCCCTCACCATCATCGGGATCGCCGCGGGGCTTCGCAACACGGGCTGA
- the trpC gene encoding indole-3-glycerol phosphate synthase TrpC produces MTILDEILASKVREVASLVDATGPARRTPPRSFMGHLRAHGPVALIAEIKRKSPSRPSIREAFEPAAMALAYEAGGAAALSVLTDSPYFGGCLADMAAARAAVKLPVLRKDFLIDPRQVREAHAAGADAVLLIAAALGDDRLREMMAACEELGLEALLEVHTADEMRRALALEAPLVGINNRDLKTFTVDLGVTRDLAMLARTAERPPLLVSESGIATAEDRRSLEAWGVSAMLVGESLLRQDDLALAARELLT; encoded by the coding sequence TTGACCATCCTCGACGAGATCCTGGCCTCCAAGGTCCGGGAGGTCGCCTCGCTTGTCGATGCGACGGGTCCTGCGCGCCGGACTCCCCCCCGCAGCTTCATGGGCCACCTGCGGGCGCACGGCCCGGTCGCCCTGATCGCCGAGATCAAGCGCAAGTCGCCAAGCCGCCCCTCGATCCGCGAGGCCTTCGAGCCCGCCGCCATGGCGCTGGCCTACGAGGCGGGCGGGGCCGCGGCCCTCTCGGTCCTGACCGACTCGCCCTACTTCGGGGGCTGCCTCGCGGACATGGCCGCCGCGCGCGCGGCGGTGAAGCTGCCGGTGCTGCGCAAGGACTTCCTGATCGACCCGCGCCAGGTGCGCGAGGCCCATGCCGCCGGGGCGGACGCGGTGCTCCTCATCGCGGCGGCCCTCGGTGACGATCGCCTGCGCGAGATGATGGCCGCCTGCGAGGAGCTCGGCCTGGAGGCCCTGCTGGAGGTCCACACCGCCGACGAGATGCGCCGGGCGCTCGCCCTCGAGGCTCCCCTGGTCGGGATCAACAACCGCGACCTCAAGACCTTCACGGTCGATCTCGGGGTCACCCGCGACCTGGCCATGCTGGCGCGCACGGCCGAGCGGCCGCCTCTGCTGGTCAGCGAGAGCGGCATCGCCACGGCCGAGGATCGCCGTTCGCTCGAGGCCTGGGGGGTCTCGGCCATGCTGGTGGGCGAGAGCCTCTTGCGACAGGACGATCTCGCGCTGGCCGCCCGCGAGCTGCTGACATGA
- a CDS encoding sugar ABC transporter permease produces the protein MNGKKQHPLKLGLIHLVLVLFCAFSLFPVLWVVSMALDPTSVARPTELHLLPRGISLEAFRQVLSNPTEIDGVSFWQLLGNSLLVSVGTTAFGILFGASGAYAFSRLQFPGRRAGMMLFIVLQMFPAVCSIAPLYVLLSSLHVRTSLIGLMIAYAAGTLPFAIWNLKGYFDTVPKDLEEAALIDGCTRSQTFWKIVLPLSAPAVAVTALFGFMTGWTEIILAWTMLENPKTFTLAMALYGMVGQYETFKPWSQFAAMSIIISLPVVIVMLVLQRFIVSGLTSGGVKG, from the coding sequence ATGAACGGCAAGAAGCAGCACCCCCTCAAGCTGGGGCTGATCCACCTGGTGCTCGTCCTGTTCTGCGCCTTCTCCCTGTTCCCGGTGCTGTGGGTCGTCTCCATGGCCCTGGACCCGACCTCGGTGGCGCGGCCGACCGAGCTCCACCTCCTGCCGCGGGGGATCTCGCTCGAGGCCTTCCGGCAGGTGCTGAGCAACCCGACCGAGATCGACGGGGTCTCGTTCTGGCAGCTTCTGGGCAACAGCCTGCTGGTCTCGGTGGGCACCACGGCCTTCGGGATCCTGTTCGGGGCCTCGGGCGCCTACGCCTTCTCCCGCCTGCAGTTCCCCGGCCGGCGCGCCGGCATGATGCTCTTCATCGTCCTGCAGATGTTCCCAGCGGTCTGCTCGATCGCCCCGCTCTACGTCCTGTTGTCCTCGCTGCACGTCAGGACCTCGCTGATCGGCCTGATGATCGCCTACGCGGCGGGCACCCTGCCCTTCGCCATCTGGAACCTGAAGGGCTACTTCGACACGGTGCCCAAGGACCTCGAGGAGGCGGCCCTGATCGACGGCTGCACCCGGAGCCAGACCTTCTGGAAGATCGTGCTGCCGCTCTCGGCCCCCGCGGTGGCGGTGACGGCCCTGTTCGGCTTCATGACCGGCTGGACCGAGATCATCCTGGCCTGGACCATGCTCGAGAACCCGAAGACCTTCACCCTGGCCATGGCCCTGTACGGGATGGTGGGCCAGTACGAGACCTTCAAGCCCTGGAGCCAGTTCGCGGCCATGAGCATCATCATCTCGCTGCCGGTCGTGATCGTCATGCTGGTGCTCCAGCGCTTCATCGTGTCGGGGCTGACGAGCGGGGGCGTGAAGGGGTAG
- a CDS encoding extracellular solute-binding protein translates to MSRRLPSVLMASALALALALVGCDRGAGRATITLWHAWGGIELAGLKETLSAFRDAHPDVEVVALQVPSDKLQDKYLRSTAANGGPDLVLGATDWVGKFAQSEVIMPLDAVVKQSDLSPYLGVALDALRYEGKLYALPESLETLALYYNKRLVTGQVPATVQDLFTLANSRDYYRGDYLLAYNTQFFFTAGYLFGMGGGLFDPKGGVALSGSGAERWLTLLRDLKRHPRIAAKSDYGRADGLFRDGKAAMTINGPWALGGYRQVLGDALGVAPMPMVEEGVPAVPFVGVKCVMFNPNTDPSQRSRALELALALTGAEASERMRREAGHIPALRGAKIPEGDRLEAFAQQARWGAPLPPNPEMKEVWAPMDEAIEKVLTDVAPPKAALSAAREVISAKIEAVRKQ, encoded by the coding sequence GTGTCCCGACGACTCCCTTCCGTCCTCATGGCGTCCGCCCTGGCTCTCGCTCTGGCCCTGGTCGGGTGCGACCGAGGGGCTGGGCGCGCGACGATCACGCTCTGGCACGCCTGGGGGGGAATCGAGCTCGCGGGCCTCAAAGAGACCCTCTCGGCCTTCCGGGACGCGCACCCCGACGTGGAGGTGGTGGCGCTCCAGGTCCCTTCCGACAAGCTCCAGGACAAGTACCTGCGCTCCACGGCCGCCAACGGCGGGCCCGACCTGGTGCTCGGGGCGACCGACTGGGTGGGCAAGTTCGCCCAGTCCGAGGTCATCATGCCGCTTGATGCGGTCGTCAAGCAGAGCGATCTTTCCCCATACCTGGGCGTCGCGCTGGACGCCCTGCGCTACGAGGGCAAGCTCTACGCGCTGCCCGAGAGCCTCGAGACCCTGGCCCTCTACTACAACAAGCGCCTGGTGACGGGCCAGGTGCCGGCCACCGTGCAGGACCTCTTCACCCTGGCCAACTCGCGCGATTACTACCGTGGCGACTACCTGCTCGCCTACAACACCCAGTTCTTCTTCACCGCGGGCTACCTCTTCGGGATGGGCGGAGGCCTCTTCGACCCCAAGGGGGGAGTGGCGCTCTCGGGCTCCGGCGCGGAGCGCTGGCTGACGCTGCTGCGCGACCTCAAGCGGCACCCCCGCATCGCCGCCAAGAGCGACTACGGCCGCGCGGACGGCCTCTTCCGCGACGGCAAGGCCGCCATGACCATCAACGGCCCGTGGGCCCTCGGCGGCTACCGGCAGGTCCTCGGCGACGCGCTCGGGGTCGCCCCCATGCCCATGGTCGAGGAGGGGGTCCCGGCGGTGCCGTTCGTCGGCGTCAAGTGCGTGATGTTCAACCCCAACACCGATCCCAGCCAGCGCTCGCGCGCCCTGGAGCTCGCCCTGGCCCTCACCGGCGCCGAGGCCAGCGAGCGCATGCGGCGCGAGGCCGGCCACATCCCGGCGCTGCGCGGCGCCAAGATCCCCGAGGGCGATCGCCTCGAGGCCTTCGCCCAGCAGGCCCGCTGGGGCGCGCCGCTGCCGCCGAACCCCGAGATGAAGGAGGTCTGGGCCCCCATGGACGAGGCGATCGAGAAGGTCCTGACCGACGTGGCGCCACCGAAAGCGGCCCTTTCCGCGGCCCGTGAGGTCATCTCGGCGAAGATCGAGGCGGTACGCAAGCAATGA
- a CDS encoding HAMP domain-containing sensor histidine kinase, with translation MTTNMDAPMTSLSAAGSGVNDVLANIGHELRTPLTIIQGLSEILLDELEAGNVDADQHRDFLRQIHRASVSLGKLVETSIMLTKLNAGHLTIHLQPLHVGEAIERVLGQYAEEVQAKELAVELSVETDLPLAWADGLCLELALQALHDNAIKFNHQRGLIHWQARPEGEAVRVTLVDSGVGIPSEKLTSLFTVFGQLDSGSTRRYGGLGLGLPLVRKLIEGLGGEITAASQGTNRGATFTFTLRQAAVLS, from the coding sequence ATGACCACGAACATGGATGCCCCGATGACGTCCCTGTCGGCGGCCGGGTCGGGAGTGAACGACGTGCTCGCCAACATCGGGCACGAGCTGCGCACCCCGCTGACCATCATCCAGGGCCTCTCCGAGATCCTGCTCGACGAGCTCGAGGCCGGCAACGTGGATGCCGACCAGCACCGCGACTTCCTGCGCCAGATCCACCGCGCCAGCGTCTCTCTGGGCAAGCTGGTGGAGACGAGCATCATGCTCACCAAGCTCAACGCCGGCCACCTCACCATCCACCTGCAGCCCCTGCACGTGGGCGAGGCGATCGAGCGGGTGCTCGGCCAGTACGCCGAGGAGGTCCAGGCCAAGGAGCTCGCGGTCGAGCTCTCGGTGGAGACCGACCTGCCCCTGGCCTGGGCCGACGGCCTCTGCCTGGAGCTCGCCCTCCAGGCCCTCCACGACAACGCCATCAAGTTCAACCACCAGCGGGGCCTCATCCACTGGCAGGCCCGCCCCGAGGGCGAGGCGGTGCGGGTGACGCTCGTCGACTCCGGCGTGGGGATCCCCTCCGAGAAGCTCACGTCCCTCTTCACGGTCTTCGGGCAGCTCGACAGCGGCTCGACCCGGCGCTACGGGGGACTGGGCCTCGGCCTCCCGCTCGTGCGCAAGCTCATCGAGGGCCTCGGCGGCGAGATCACGGCCGCCAGCCAGGGAACGAACCGGGGAGCCACCTTCACCTTCACCCTGCGGCAGGCCGCTGTGCTATCTTAG
- the radA gene encoding DNA repair protein RadA — protein sequence MAKLKTKYVCQQCASEQPRWMGKCPECNAWNSLVEEAVSAPAPTGAAKPGTFKSPAIGRAPQRLRDVSIHDEERFSSGLGELDRVLGGGVVPGSLVLLGGDPGIGKSTLLLQVAQHLAGIGRRVLYVSGEESARQIRMRARRLGAENDHLYVLAETDMSVIAATLSEVQPEWAVIDSIQAIYDPDLNSAPGSVSQVRGATGTLMRLAKDQGISLCIVGHVTKEGTLAGPRVLEHMVDTVLYFEGDRFKSYRLVRAVKNRFGSTNEVGLFEMQEAGLQEVTNPSAVFLAERTKETTGSAIVSTMEGTRPLLVEIQALVSPSTLASPRRASTGIEHNRMVQILAVLEKRVGLPLSKYDVYVNVVGGLSIEEPAGDLGVALAVASSMRDVALAPEAIAMGEVGLNGEIRGVNGLEARLKEAAKLGFTKAIVPAHSLDDKSLRLPKGLEVVGVNRLYDAIVKATLAPEGARG from the coding sequence ATGGCCAAGCTCAAAACCAAGTACGTCTGCCAGCAGTGCGCCTCGGAGCAGCCCCGCTGGATGGGCAAGTGCCCCGAGTGCAACGCGTGGAACTCCCTGGTGGAGGAGGCCGTCTCGGCCCCGGCGCCCACCGGCGCCGCCAAGCCAGGCACCTTCAAGTCCCCGGCCATCGGGCGAGCCCCCCAGCGCCTGAGGGACGTCTCCATCCACGACGAGGAGCGCTTCAGCAGCGGCCTCGGCGAGCTCGATCGCGTGCTCGGCGGCGGGGTGGTGCCGGGATCGCTGGTCCTTCTAGGGGGCGATCCGGGGATCGGGAAATCGACCTTGCTCTTGCAAGTCGCCCAGCACCTGGCCGGGATCGGCAGGCGGGTGCTCTACGTCTCGGGCGAGGAGTCGGCCCGCCAGATCCGCATGCGCGCCCGGCGCCTCGGCGCCGAGAACGACCACCTCTACGTGCTCGCCGAGACCGACATGTCGGTCATCGCGGCGACCCTTTCCGAGGTCCAGCCCGAGTGGGCCGTCATCGACTCGATCCAGGCCATCTACGATCCCGACCTCAACTCGGCGCCGGGCTCGGTCTCCCAGGTCCGGGGCGCCACCGGTACCCTGATGCGGCTCGCCAAGGACCAGGGCATCAGCCTGTGCATCGTCGGCCACGTCACCAAGGAGGGGACCCTCGCCGGCCCCCGCGTGCTGGAGCACATGGTGGACACGGTGCTTTACTTCGAGGGCGATCGCTTCAAGAGCTACCGGCTGGTGCGCGCCGTCAAGAACCGCTTCGGCTCGACCAACGAGGTGGGCCTCTTCGAGATGCAGGAGGCGGGCCTTCAAGAGGTCACCAACCCCTCGGCGGTCTTCCTGGCCGAGCGCACCAAGGAGACCACCGGCTCGGCCATCGTCTCCACCATGGAGGGCACGCGGCCCCTCCTGGTCGAGATCCAGGCGCTGGTCAGCCCGAGCACCCTTGCGAGCCCGCGCCGCGCCAGCACCGGCATCGAGCACAACCGCATGGTGCAGATCCTCGCGGTGCTCGAGAAGCGCGTCGGCCTTCCGCTCTCCAAGTACGACGTCTACGTGAACGTGGTGGGGGGCCTCTCCATCGAGGAGCCCGCGGGCGATCTGGGCGTGGCGCTCGCGGTGGCCAGCAGCATGCGGGACGTGGCGCTGGCGCCCGAGGCGATCGCCATGGGCGAGGTCGGTCTCAACGGCGAGATCCGGGGCGTCAACGGGCTCGAGGCCCGCCTCAAGGAGGCCGCGAAGCTCGGCTTCACCAAGGCCATCGTGCCCGCGCACAGCCTGGACGACAAGAGCCTGCGGCTACCCAAGGGGCTGGAGGTCGTGGGGGTCAACCGCCTCTACGACGCCATCGTCAAGGCGACCCTCGCCCCGGAAGGCGCCCGCGGCTAA
- a CDS encoding sugar ABC transporter permease: MKNKASDAGTAYRFIAPAALVMSAITLYPLLYGIWMAFTNFSPRHIRHQDPQFVGLQNFVDIFRHAPYLDFSFLHVLGFNFVWTLANLVFHVGLGVGLALMINTPGLKGVKIYRALLILPWAVPTYVTSLVWKNMFDPEAGAINLLLKDWSRLLPFLPTHTDWLGQFPLAFYAVLLVNVWLGFPFMMMVASGALQAIPSEIYEAADLDGANPFQQFWTVTVPMLRPAMVPAIMLGFIWTFNQFNVIYFVTQGNPLGKTQILITQAYKLVDAGMYGVGSAFAVLIFLILLGFTLLNLRLTRAAEEV; the protein is encoded by the coding sequence ATGAAGAACAAGGCCTCCGACGCCGGTACCGCCTACCGCTTCATCGCCCCGGCCGCGCTGGTGATGAGCGCCATCACGCTCTATCCCCTGCTGTACGGGATCTGGATGGCCTTCACCAACTTCAGCCCCCGCCACATCCGGCACCAGGACCCGCAGTTCGTCGGCCTCCAGAACTTCGTGGACATCTTCCGGCACGCCCCGTACCTGGACTTCAGCTTCCTTCACGTCCTGGGCTTCAACTTCGTCTGGACCCTCGCGAACCTGGTCTTCCACGTGGGCCTCGGGGTGGGGCTCGCGCTGATGATCAACACGCCGGGCCTCAAGGGCGTCAAGATCTACCGGGCCCTGCTCATCCTGCCCTGGGCGGTGCCGACCTACGTCACGAGCCTGGTCTGGAAGAACATGTTCGACCCCGAGGCGGGGGCCATCAACCTCCTGCTCAAGGACTGGAGCAGGTTGCTGCCCTTCCTGCCCACCCACACCGACTGGCTGGGCCAGTTCCCGCTCGCCTTCTACGCGGTGCTCCTGGTCAACGTCTGGCTCGGCTTCCCCTTCATGATGATGGTGGCCTCGGGCGCTCTCCAGGCCATCCCCTCGGAGATCTACGAGGCGGCGGACCTGGACGGGGCGAACCCCTTCCAGCAGTTCTGGACGGTCACGGTCCCCATGCTCAGGCCCGCCATGGTGCCCGCCATCATGCTGGGCTTCATCTGGACCTTCAACCAGTTCAACGTGATCTACTTCGTGACCCAGGGCAACCCGCTGGGCAAGACCCAGATCCTGATCACCCAGGCCTACAAGCTGGTGGACGCCGGCATGTACGGGGTGGGCTCGGCCTTCGCGGTGCTCATCTTCCTCATCCTCCTGGGCTTCACGCTCCTGAACCTCCGCCTGACCAGGGCGGCCGAGGAGGTCTGA